In Diaphorobacter ruginosibacter, the genomic stretch ACCGCGAGAAGGTGCTGATCGTGCGCAACGGCTGGTTCAGCTACCGCTGGACGCAGATCTTCGACGAGGGCGGGCTTGGTGGCGGCTCCGTGGTCTGCAAGGCGCGCAAGCAGGGCGAGGGCGCGCAGGATCCGTGGGCGCCGGCCCTGGCCGCCGACGTGGCCGAGACCATCCGGGTCGAGCGTCCCAAGGTCGTCTTCGCGCCGCATGTGGAAACCGCCAGCGGCATCATGCTGACCGATGACTACATCAAGACCATCTCCGACGCCGCGCACGAAGTGGGCGCGCTGATGGTGCTGGACTGCGTGGCCTCCGGCGCGATGTGGGTGGACATGCAGAAGACGGGCGTCGATGTGCTGATCAGCGCGCCGCAGAAGGGCTGGAGCAGCACGCCATGCTGCGCCATGGTGATGCTCTCCGAGCGCGCGCGCCAGGCGATCGAACACACGCAGAGCTCCAGTTTCTCGTGCGACCTGAAGAAGTGGATGACGATCGCGGAGGGCTACGAAAAGGGCCAGCATGCCTATCACACGACCATGCCGACGGACGCCCTGGTCAAGCTGCGTGACGTGATGCTGGAGACCCGCGACTACGGCTTTGCGAAGGTGCGCGAAGAGCAGATCGAACTGGGCGCCAAGGTGCGCCAGCTGCTCGAATCGCGTGGATTCCCGAGCGTGGCGGCCGACGGCTTCAAGGCGCCGGGCGTGGTGGTGAGCTACACGACCGACCCCGAGATCCAGTCGGGCAGGGCGTTCCTGGCCGTGGGCCTGCAGACCGCCTCCGGCGTGCCGCTGCAGTGCGACGAAGGCCCGGATTTCAAGACCTTCCGTGTCGGCCTGTTCGGCCTGGAGAAGTGGCACAACGTGGACCGCACGGTGGGCTATCTCTCCAAGGCGCTCGACGCGATCGGCGTGCCGCCCGCGAAGGGCTGAGGCACGCCGCGAGCCCCCGCTGAATCAGACCGAACCCCTACTTTTCTCCATTTCCCTGGAATCCATGAAGAACATCCTGACCCTGCTGGCTGTCTCCGCCGCCCTGACCGCAACGGCCGCCCATGCCGCCGATCCCGTGACCACTCCGAGCGGACTGGTCTATGAAAGCATCAAGGAGGGCTCCGGCGCTTCGCCCAAGGCCACGGACACCGTGCGCGTGCACTACCGCGGCTGGTTTCCCGATTCCGGCAAGGAGTTCGACAGCTCGATCAAGCGCGGACAGCCGATCGACTTTCCGCTCAATGGCGTCATTCCATGCTGGACCGAAGGCGTGCAGAAGATGAAGGTGGGCGGCAAGGCCAAGCTGACCTGCCCGGCCAGCATCGCCTACGGCGCGCGCGGTGCGGGCGGCGTGATCCCGCCCAATGCGACGCTGAACTTCGAGGTGGAGCTGCTGGCGGTCAACGGCAAGTGAGGCAAGGGAGCGGGCGCGCGACTGTGAACGACGGTGAATGACTACCCTGCGCGTGCGGGGACGCGCGCTTCTCCTACAACCCAAGGTGTGAACAAGGGCCCGTGACGGGCCCATGAGCGGCTATTCTCGGGCACATGCAAATGCTTCCGATGGAGGATCACCTGGATTCGCCCGGCGTGCATGCCGCAGCAGCGGCGCGCGCGGCGCATCTGGCCCGGGCCAAGTGGCAGGCGACAGGCCTGTTCATCGCCGTCTTGGTGGTCTTCGCGCTGACCTATGCCTTTCCCCAGAATCTCTGGGTCGAGTGCGTGCGTGCGATGGCCGAGGCCGCGATGATCGGCGCGCTGGCCGACTGGTTCGCCGTATCGGCGCTGTTCAGGCGCATCCCCCTGCCGTATCTCGCTCGGCACACCAACATCATTGCGCGCAACAAGGACCGCATCGGCGAGAACCTGTCGGTGTTCGTGCGCGACCGGTTCCTGGATGCGCCCTCGCTTGTCGGCATGATCCGCAGGCATGACCCGGCCGACCTGCTGGCGCAGTGGCTGACCTCTCCGGCCAACGCGGGCCTGCTCGGCAAGCAGGTGGCGCGGCTGATCTCGACCGCGCTGGACACCATCGAGGACGAGAAGATCCAGGAGCTGCTCAACCGGGCTGCGCGCGCGCTGATCGGGCATCTGGATATCTCGCGCGGGATGGCAGCGGCTCTCGGCGCGCTCACGCATGAGCGGCGCCACCAGGTGCTGCTCGACGACCTGCTGGTGCGCCTTGGCAGCCTGCTGCAGTCCACGGACACCCGCAATTTCATCGCCGGAACGCTGGTCAACTGGATCAAGCGCGAGCATCCGCTCAAGCAGAAGGTGCTGCCCACCGACTGGCTCGGCGGCAAGGGGGCGTCCGCCATTTCCCATGCGGTGGAGACGCTGCTGGTCGAGGTGGCCAGGGACCCGAACCACCAGTTGCGCGACACGCTGGACACCGCGATCGCACGGCTCATCGAGCGCATGCAGAACGATCCGGACTGGGAGCGGCGCGGCGAGGAGATCCGCAGCTACCTGCAGAACGACGAGGCCCTGGGCTCCTATGTGCACGACATCTGGGCGGAGCTGCGGCGCAAGCTGCGCGAGGACCTGCAGGACGAGCACTCGGCCCTCGCGCGCAATGTCTCGCAGATGGGCCAGTGGCTGGGCATGTCGCTGGCGGGCGATGCGGCGCTGCGCCATCGCCTGAACGTTCGCCTCGAACTGTGGGCCGCGCAATGGGCGCCCGACGTGGCGCAGTCGGTGGCGGAGCACATCCGCGCGACCGTGCAGCGCTGGGATGCGCAGGAGATGGCCGAGCTGGTGGAGCAGCACATCGGCAGCGACCTGCAGTACATCCGGATCAACGGCACCATCGTGGGCGGGCTCATCGGCCTGGTGCTGTTCGTGATATCGCACGCGAGCATCATCTGGGGACTGGTCGCGCGAAGCTGAATTGCCGGCTGTGCTGCCTGGCCCCCAACAGGTGGTGAACAGGTGGTGCCCGTGCCTCAGTCCTCTTCGGGAGCGGTGGGAGCGGCGTCCTCGCCATGTCCCGGCAGCTTGGCATCGCCATCCAGCAGGTGCCTGGCCAGTTGCTGCCAGGCTTCGGCCTCCTCGGCATGTCCCGAAAAGTGGTAGCAGGTCGCCACGGCCATGGCCATGCGGCCGTTCTCGGGCGTCAGGTCGAATGCGAGCTCGGCCTGCGCGGCCGCGTTCTCCCACATGATCTTTGCATTGGCGGAACCTTCCTTCTGCAGCGCGTGAGCTTCCGCCATCCAGGCCTGGGCGAGCTTGAACGCGGCCTCGGGCTCGTCACGGTCGGCACGGTGGGCCAGGTAGAACTGCTTGCCGGCCTCCTGCCAGAGTGCGCGTGCCTGCGCAAAATCGGTGGTGGCGACGCCTTGCGCCTGCGCGACGAGCGCATTGCCCTCTTGCAGGTGCGACTGATAGTCGTCGGCAGGGGCGCTGGAAGAAAGGGAGGTGGAATCGTTGACCATGCCGGTATTGTCGCCGGGCAGGCCGCTCAGTAGCGGAAGTCCAGCATCTTGCCTTCGCCGCCGACTGTCACATTCCTGCTCTGGCTGTCCTGGCCGGGAACAGTGGCCTTGACCGCATATGGCCCCGCGGGCAGCTTGATCAGGCAGATCGGCCCCTGGGCCTTGAAGTGCGCGCTGCCGGCGGAGCCCGCGATCTCGACATCGACGCTCGCCAGATAGGCACCGTCCCTGGTCGAGAACAGCAGTGACAGCGGATAGTCCTTCATCGCCGCGCGCATGGCGGTCGATTCATCGGAGCCAATACCGCCGCAGGCGTACTGCACGCCGCCCTGGGTCTTCACCATCGGCGGGATGCTGCCGTCCTGTGCGTGTACCGTGCCGACGCCAAGCAGGGTCAGCGCCGTGCCCAGGGCAAGCATGGAGCTTGTTCGCAACATGGTCGTTCCTTTCCGAAGTCCGGGAGAGGAAATATTGTGGAGCGCAGCGCACGGAGCGCGTGTAGTCCGTTGCAGGCGTGGCCCGTCCGCCGTCGTGCCGTCGGGCGCAGGGAGAGGCCCTGCCTTGTCTCGCCGGCACGCATGGAAGTCAGCAAGGGGCGGTCAGAAACGGGTCAGAACCGCTCCAGCTCCGGATGCTTGATCTGCCCGCCGCGCACCAGCATCTTGCCGTACTCGGCGCAGCGGTTCAGCGTGGGAATCACCTTGCCGGGGTTGAGCAGTCCCTTGGGGTCGAACGCGGCCTTGAGCGCGAACATCTGCTGGTTTTCCTCGGTGGTGAACTGCGTGCACATGCTGTTGAGCTTTTCCACGCCCACGCCGTGCTCGCCGGTCACGGTGCCGCCCATCGCGACGCTGGTCTCCAGGATGTCGGCGCCGAAGAGTTCGCAGCGGTGCAGTTCATCGGGGTCATTCGCATCGAACAGGATCAGCGGATGCAGATTGCCGTCGCCCGCATGGAACACGTTGGCGCAGCGCAGCTGGTACTTCTTCTCCATCTCCTGAATGGCCAGCAGGATGTCGGCCAGTCGCTTGCGCGGGATGGTCGAGTCCATGCACATGTAGTCGGGGCTGATGCGGCCGCTGGCGGGGAAGGCGTTCTTGCGGCCGCTCCAGAAGCGCAGGCGTTCCTCCTCGTTGTTGCTCACCGTGATGGCGGTGGCGCCGGCATGCCGCAGCACCTCGCTCATTCGACCGATTTCCTCCTCCACCTCCTCGGGCGTGCCGTCGCTCTCGCACAGGAGGATGGCCTCGGCGGTGAGGTCGTAGTCGGCGCGCACGAAGTCCTCGACGGCCGCGGTCATCGGCTTGTCCATCATCTCGAGGCCCGCGGGGATGATGCCCGCGGCGATCACCGCCGCCACCGCATCGCCGGCCTTGCGCACATCATCGAAGCTCGCCATGATGCAGCGCGCGAGCTGCGGCTTGGGGATGAGCTTCACGGTCACTTCCAGCGCCACGGCCAGCATGCCTTCGCTGCCGATCATGGCGGCCAGCAGGTCGTAGCCCGGCACATCGAGTGCCTCGCTGCCGAAGGTGACGGGCTCGCCCT encodes the following:
- a CDS encoding aminotransferase class V-fold PLP-dependent enzyme yields the protein MPGLLPDVDPDGLLEFSVVYTDRALNHMSRRFVGVVQDILGVLKQVYNAHTAVLVPGSGTFGMEAVARQFANREKVLIVRNGWFSYRWTQIFDEGGLGGGSVVCKARKQGEGAQDPWAPALAADVAETIRVERPKVVFAPHVETASGIMLTDDYIKTISDAAHEVGALMVLDCVASGAMWVDMQKTGVDVLISAPQKGWSSTPCCAMVMLSERARQAIEHTQSSSFSCDLKKWMTIAEGYEKGQHAYHTTMPTDALVKLRDVMLETRDYGFAKVREEQIELGAKVRQLLESRGFPSVAADGFKAPGVVVSYTTDPEIQSGRAFLAVGLQTASGVPLQCDEGPDFKTFRVGLFGLEKWHNVDRTVGYLSKALDAIGVPPAKG
- a CDS encoding FKBP-type peptidyl-prolyl cis-trans isomerase, with the translated sequence MKNILTLLAVSAALTATAAHAADPVTTPSGLVYESIKEGSGASPKATDTVRVHYRGWFPDSGKEFDSSIKRGQPIDFPLNGVIPCWTEGVQKMKVGGKAKLTCPASIAYGARGAGGVIPPNATLNFEVELLAVNGK
- a CDS encoding FAD-linked oxidase C-terminal domain-containing protein: MSTASSSPDTPTPSQSERAVRQKAIVDALGRHLPAHALLWNSEDTTPYECDGLTAYRQRPLVVALPETEEQVQAVLRTCHRLDVPVVARGAGTGLSGGAMPHALGVTLSLAKFNQILKVDPVSRTARVQCGVRNLAISEAAAPHNLYYAPDPSSQIACTIGGNVAENSGGVHCLKYGLTVHNVLRVRGFTIEGEPVTFGSEALDVPGYDLLAAMIGSEGMLAVALEVTVKLIPKPQLARCIMASFDDVRKAGDAVAAVIAAGIIPAGLEMMDKPMTAAVEDFVRADYDLTAEAILLCESDGTPEEVEEEIGRMSEVLRHAGATAITVSNNEEERLRFWSGRKNAFPASGRISPDYMCMDSTIPRKRLADILLAIQEMEKKYQLRCANVFHAGDGNLHPLILFDANDPDELHRCELFGADILETSVAMGGTVTGEHGVGVEKLNSMCTQFTTEENQQMFALKAAFDPKGLLNPGKVIPTLNRCAEYGKMLVRGGQIKHPELERF
- a CDS encoding DUF445 domain-containing protein, producing the protein MQMLPMEDHLDSPGVHAAAAARAAHLARAKWQATGLFIAVLVVFALTYAFPQNLWVECVRAMAEAAMIGALADWFAVSALFRRIPLPYLARHTNIIARNKDRIGENLSVFVRDRFLDAPSLVGMIRRHDPADLLAQWLTSPANAGLLGKQVARLISTALDTIEDEKIQELLNRAARALIGHLDISRGMAAALGALTHERRHQVLLDDLLVRLGSLLQSTDTRNFIAGTLVNWIKREHPLKQKVLPTDWLGGKGASAISHAVETLLVEVARDPNHQLRDTLDTAIARLIERMQNDPDWERRGEEIRSYLQNDEALGSYVHDIWAELRRKLREDLQDEHSALARNVSQMGQWLGMSLAGDAALRHRLNVRLELWAAQWAPDVAQSVAEHIRATVQRWDAQEMAELVEQHIGSDLQYIRINGTIVGGLIGLVLFVISHASIIWGLVARS